The region TCAGCTCGGCGGCCGTTCTCGCCCTGGCGTCCTTGACGCTGGCCGGCTGCTCGGCCCCATCCGGCACGTCCGATCAGAAGGGGCCGGCCTCGCTCGAGCTCGATCTCGACAACCTCGCCACGACGACACCGGCCGGCACCAAGCCGATCGACGAGGTCAAATGGAACCTGCCGTACGAGCCGTCGTCGATTGACCCCATCTTCACCTGGAACTACGCTGAGAACACGGCGACCGCGAACCTCTGCGAGAGCCTGCTGCGCATGAAGCCGGACCTGTCGCTCGAACCCGGCCTCGCGTCGACGGTCGACCAGCCCGACGACAAGACGTACGTGTACACGATCCGCGAGGGCGTCACGTTCTGGAACGGCAACCCGCTCACAGCCGAGGACGTCGCGTTCTCGCTTCAGCGCCAGATCGGCGAGGACTCGAAGTCGTACTGGGGCGACTACTTCAGCAACGTCGTCTCGGCGGAGGTCACCGGCGACATGCAGGTCACGGTCACGCTGTCGGAGCCCGACGTGCTCTTCGCCCAGGCGATGGGATCGGCTGCGGGCGCGATCGTCGAGAAGGCCGCCGCAGAAGCCGGCGGCGACGCCTTCGGAACGCCGAAGGGCGACCTGCAGTGCACTGGTCCGTACAAGGTCGCGAGCTGGGACTCGGGCAAGCGCCTCGTGATCGAGCGCAACGACGCCTACTGGAACACCGAGGTCAAGCCGCTCGCGAAGCAGATCTCGTTCAGCTTCATCGCCGACGAGTCGACCGCGATCAACGCGCTCAGCACGGGCGACGTCGACGGGCAGTTCTTCTATCTGCCGCCCGCGGGACTGTCGCAGCTGCAGAAGAGCAAGAACGTCACGACCACCTTCGGCGAGTCGTTCGTGTTCTGGACGCTCGCGCCGATCGGCAAGGACGGCGGTCTCGGCGACGAGAAGATCCGTCAGGCGCTGTCGCTGGCGATCGACCGGGAGCAGCTGTCAAAGGTCGTCTTCCAGGGCGCAGCCATCCCGGCGGCCACGATCGCCGGCCCCGCGACCTGGGGCTACGAGGAGGATGCCTTTGCCGAGGCGTTCAAGGAGTTCGACGTGACCGCCGACATCGAGGCCGCGAAGAAGCTCGTCGCCGAGGCCGGCGCACCGTCCGAGCCCATCGTGCTCGCCGTGCAGGGCAGCTCCGCCGTGCACGAGCAGACCGCCAGCGTCATCCAGGCCGCCGGTCAGGCGATCGGACTCAACGTGCAGACGAAGGTGATCCCCGTCGAGCAGTTCGGCAACCTCTACTTCGACCCGGCCGCGCGTGAGGGCCTAGACGGGTTCTTCACCACGAACTACGCCGACTTCGCCGATCCTCTCGGTGTCTACAGCTTCTTCGAGTCGGCGAACTCGCACGACTACATCGGCTGGGACGGTGCCGACGCCGAGATCGCCGAGGCGCTGAAGACCACCGACGATGCGAAGCGCGCCGAGCTGGTGATCGGCATCCAGAAGAAGGTCACCGAGGCGCTGCCGTGGATCCCGCTCGCCTACGAGCCCACCACGATGATCCAGAGCACGCGGATCTCGGGCGCCGTGCCCTCGTTCGCGTACCTGTACGCGCCGTGGGCCGTCTCGATCGGCGGGACCGAGTAAGACCTATGTCCTTCGCGTCCTTCCTCCTGAGGCGCTCTGGGGGGCTGCTGCTGGTGCTGCTGGTGACCTCGTTCCTCGTGTTCGGGTTGCTGTATCTCGCACCGGGCAGCCCCCTTGCCTTCATCCTCGGTCCGCGCGGCGGAACGCCTGAGCAGATCGCCGCGGTGACCGAGCAGTACCACCTGAACGATCCGTTCATCGTGCGCTACATCGCCTGGCTCGGCGACCTCGTGCAGGGCGACCTCGGTCGCTCGCTCGTGTACCGCCAGCCCGTCGGCGACCTGCTGCTCGCCCGTGCGGGCACGACCGCCGCACTGGTCTCGCTCGCTGCGGTGATCATCGCGGTCGTCGGCATCATCGCCGGCACCTGGGCCGCGCTGCGCCGGGGATGGGTCGACCAGGTCGTCTCCACCCTCGCCGCGATCGGCCTGTCGACGCCGGTCTTCGTGGTGGGCGTCGCGCTGATCAGCCTCTTCGCCGTCGGTCTCGGCTGGTTCCCCACCTTCGGTGTGGGCACGGGCGGGCTCGACAGCCTGTGGCACCTGTTCCTGCCTGCCATGGCGCTCAGCGTCGCGAGCGCGGCCTACCTCGCTCGCATCACGAAGACCGCGGTCAACGAGGAGCGCACGCGCGAGCACGTGCAGACCGCGACGGTGCGAGGTCTCGCTCCGGGGCTGATCGTGCGGCGGCACGTGCTGCGCAACGCGCTCATCCCGATCACCACCGTGCTCGGCCTGACGATCGCGACCCTCATCGCGGGCGCTGTGGTCGTCGAGAACGTGTTCGCTCTCGACGGGCTCGGCTCGCTGCTGGTCAAGGCGATCCTGCAGCGCGACTTCGCGGTCGTGCAGGCCGTCGTCCTCGTGCTGG is a window of Microbacterium esteraromaticum DNA encoding:
- a CDS encoding ABC transporter substrate-binding protein, coding for MVLRKTALSSAAVLALASLTLAGCSAPSGTSDQKGPASLELDLDNLATTTPAGTKPIDEVKWNLPYEPSSIDPIFTWNYAENTATANLCESLLRMKPDLSLEPGLASTVDQPDDKTYVYTIREGVTFWNGNPLTAEDVAFSLQRQIGEDSKSYWGDYFSNVVSAEVTGDMQVTVTLSEPDVLFAQAMGSAAGAIVEKAAAEAGGDAFGTPKGDLQCTGPYKVASWDSGKRLVIERNDAYWNTEVKPLAKQISFSFIADESTAINALSTGDVDGQFFYLPPAGLSQLQKSKNVTTTFGESFVFWTLAPIGKDGGLGDEKIRQALSLAIDREQLSKVVFQGAAIPAATIAGPATWGYEEDAFAEAFKEFDVTADIEAAKKLVAEAGAPSEPIVLAVQGSSAVHEQTASVIQAAGQAIGLNVQTKVIPVEQFGNLYFDPAAREGLDGFFTTNYADFADPLGVYSFFESANSHDYIGWDGADAEIAEALKTTDDAKRAELVIGIQKKVTEALPWIPLAYEPTTMIQSTRISGAVPSFAYLYAPWAVSIGGTE
- a CDS encoding ABC transporter permease yields the protein MSFASFLLRRSGGLLLVLLVTSFLVFGLLYLAPGSPLAFILGPRGGTPEQIAAVTEQYHLNDPFIVRYIAWLGDLVQGDLGRSLVYRQPVGDLLLARAGTTAALVSLAAVIIAVVGIIAGTWAALRRGWVDQVVSTLAAIGLSTPVFVVGVALISLFAVGLGWFPTFGVGTGGLDSLWHLFLPAMALSVASAAYLARITKTAVNEERTREHVQTATVRGLAPGLIVRRHVLRNALIPITTVLGLTIATLIAGAVVVENVFALDGLGSLLVKAILQRDFAVVQAVVLVLVVAFVVVNAIVDVLYTFIDPRISLGSKQ